Within Populus trichocarpa isolate Nisqually-1 chromosome 6, P.trichocarpa_v4.1, whole genome shotgun sequence, the genomic segment TCAAGTACCTTGCTATCAAAGCACCAATAGGCATCAGAATACCCCAACTGACAGCATTTAGCACCCCATGAATCTGAAgttttttcaagaattgatcAGAATTAGTTCTTcgttcataaagaaaagaatttttttgattCACTAACAGTCATAAACAGattaaaaaacagaacaaatggAAACAGAAAGAACCATATATGGAGAACAAAATACTGATTCTAGGGCTTACATTTCTCTTTCTAATTTTTCCATTCCCTCCTGTAGAACTAGATTCTCCAGAAAGAAGGTTTAAAGTCCCCATGGATTGGACATTAGACCCACTAGTGGAATGAATCTGAGGAGCATTACCAGAGAGTGGACCATCTTGCCAAACCTGGTTAACAGTGGTACTAGTGTTTGAAAGTTCTAAAGTAGCAAACATGATCAACTCATTATTTGCTAAGGTAGCTGATAAATCTGAAACATCAAAACTAAGTTTCCCTTCTTGCAATGAGGTTTGGTAACTACTGATAGGTGATGTGTAAGCTTTCATAGTTCCATCATTTTGTCGGTATGCAACAAGGGCTTGTGAACCAGCCATGCCAGTTGAAGTAGGGTTGATAGCCCATGCAACCCATTTAGAGGAAGTGATTCCTGTGTGTCTATATGCAATTTGGAGCTTGTTTGATGATGAATCATAGTTCCAATGAAGATATGAGTTCAAGACTGGAAGATCATTGCATGCCCTAAAGATCTTGTTGCTAGAGAAAGCATAGCTCTTACATGATTGAGCAGTTGAAGAGAAAATCAGAGACATGAGAATTGCGAGAGAGAACACAAGATTTAGCGTTCTAGCCATGATGGCTAAAGAAGAaccaagacaagaaaaaaaagaaaccaaggaCTTGCTTTCTTATGTGACAAGGTCTAGACACGATCAAGAAATTGTAAGAAACCTAACAATGAGATACTTGTGAAGGAGAGAACAGAGTTTAATGTATAAAGAGTTTAGGTGGGTTAGGTTGTTGGCTTGTCCGTTGGGAATGCCTCAATTTATTAAGAGTAGTTACATATTTTCACACTCTtccaaaaatcaataaaattcaaagtatttgttggataatgtGATGTTATGtacagttttttgttttttaaaaaattcaattaaaaatatattaaaataatttttttatattaaaattattgaaaaatatagcaaaaaatatttttaaaagtagattataaataataattgattattttcttgatataaacaaaaaaaaaaaacaatagataaGAGAGATAAATGAGACATATTTCCGTATTCTTcatgttttgaataaataaataaattattttatatttattttatattattatttttatctctccaacaaaatacatttttattattttttttatagtaaaacactaattaaacacaacctctttttttctttttctttctttttaatacaaGAATATAAACACCATCAATGCTGTAATATTATCATGAGAAATGTGTTGTTTGTATGtaaccaattaattttttttatatataattaatatctttatatatgtCACACGTATCCATAATGTTAACATAAAGTCATGACATTAATGTCAGTCcacattatctttttttttaaataaacatgctatttttatttttattttcattttcatgttcTTTGTTAGTTCGTAACCATCACTCCTTCTCACACCTACACATGCCCAACTCCAACAACATGGTAGTAATGGAGCCATCGAAGCAACTCTCGTAGGTGATTGTTGGTTAGTGAGATAGTTGTTGGTCGACCATGGCAAAATTCTCTCCTAGGATAAATTTTAAGGagccttcaatttatttatttaatttctggtcaataaaaaaaggaatttcttttaaaaaatatgataccaAATAAATCGTTCACCTAAATTTTAATGATTGAAAATAGAGTACATTAGATACTTGCTGATTTTATGACTATGCAACCCGCCACAAgccaaatatcaaattttatttgtcatttttaacAATAGTGTGGTAaccacatgattttatttttttagcttatattaattgaatgaaatatatacatagaaattatttatttaactattacataatatattgttattattttagaatataataaaaaaacactgatATTTAAGATagatatgatatatttttatgtctttttattttaaaatgataaaaatttatttaaaaaatatatatatttcattcatCATGataatagatttttaattagattttatgtttCACAAAATCATCATGATTTTGAGATTGATTGTCCTATCAAATGACTATAAACgattcatgcatgcatgcatgcatgataATCCAACTATTTgccaattataaattttattctaaaatactAATTGAACATAACAGCGATAATTGCGGCAAAtccaaatgggaaaaaaaaatattttgagaaaaagaggaaaagaactGATTTGGTCAAAGTGGGAAATGAGTTAAGTCGTTAAAGCTTGTCAACGAAGTGGGACAACAAAAGCTCATAATACTACTTGATTAGGGCCCGTTTGTTTAtaggaaagtagtttttttttgaaaagtgaatttcggggaaagtgaattctggaaaagtaaattccgggaaagtattttccgatgtttggtagtgtaatggaaaataagttggaaaacactttccagtgtttggttatgttatggaaaatgagctggaaaataacttattaatgttttattttttcaagtttattaaaataataaggaacaaatcttacaaattaaaaagttgaatgagaattaaattgaaaaaaaatataatttcataaattatctcaaataaaataaataataatcaaaataatagagatcaaatctaaaaaattaaaaaaaataaaaggtgaagaaattaaaataataataattaacatttcataaattatttcaaataaaataagtaaaaatcaaaagaatgaggaccaaatttgatagataaaaaatttcaataaaaaaatgataaggaaaaagcaaatagcaattataaaaataaagaccaaaattaatataaaaattaaattttaagagatgaaattgaaaaataaatattcaaaacaaattatatatagcaatcaaaagtttgaggatcaaatttgatataatcagcaaataatgacatttctaaatttttcacaacttccggaaagtgttttccgcccaaatttttcaggaaaacactttcctgaaaaccaagccaaattttcctttgactggaaagtgtattccgttgaccaacttttccaatggcaaacaaacacaggaaagtttggaaagtggtttcccggaaaccactttccggaaaacaaacacagccaaaaaggaaaacactttcctagaaatcaaaccaaatttttctttgactggaaagtgttttccgttgactgaaaagtgtttccgttgaccagaaagtgtttttcgttgaccggaaagtgttttctgttgaccggaaagtgttttctgttgactaactttcctaatggcaaacaaacacagaaaagtttggaaattGGTTTCCCGaaaaatgaattccgggaaacaaacatggcctagaAATTAGAATTCGCTAAACGAATCGTTTTAGCTACAAAAGACCAAAATGGGAAAGGATAGGTTGGGGTTAGGTATATGGTTAATCAAATAAGGGACCAATTTCCTGGTCAAACCAAATCTGTGGTGGCCTCGTGTCTAAAATCTGATGGCCACATGCAGCTTTTCTACAAGGTCAAGCGGCTGGTGATCTAATCAGGGGCCCACTATTTGTAGCCCTCAAGGCATACCTGCTCCACCACGGCACCACCACCATTTGTCCTCGAGCACCGCTGGTTTATCGTCCTTTCTCCACGCATtccattataattatatttttctttttcttctttgaaaaatctcaaaaatgaCCCAAACTACGAGATAGTTTCAATCCCactcctataatttttttttgtatcaattttatctcttaagTTTCAGTTTTTCTCAATTACATCTTTTCATCCATATTGTACTctcttttttctaataaaagatattattttataaaaataaacttaatgtttttttccttaaaaggattcgattaagaaattttaattattttgagataaaATTGATGGGGCCTCaataattaggatttaattaatcatatatGATAATTATAAGATAAGTTAATCCCATGCATGACATGAGCAAAAACAAGAAGACAACGCATTAGCGCGCGGATCTTGCTTGTTTtgtgttatttgttttgctaatttaattaagaacataatattatttttttcaccaaagaaaacaagagaaatcTTATGATCATTATTCAATAGAAGAAGAcaacaatgaagaaaatctctGATTTGTGAGGAAAGCAAATCCAAATAATTGTCCTTATACAGTAACATATCTTATGCGTGTCACTAATTTAAGGACCATTTCTACATAAATCTGTTCTTATTCaatataattaacttaattaattatatatatgtgtgtgtgtgttaagaCTGGATCTCTTTTCAATCGTGTTTTAACCAAtatattatttacaaaaaaattgttttttacacattattttaattcaaattttagatAATAACATGGAAATAAATTCAACTTAGGCGAGCTACAAGAAATTTTTCCTCCCAAGGTTCTACTTctgcctagaaaaaaaaataaaattagattttcaaACCCAAAGATTACAAACCTGTAGAGAAATCTAAagaaatttcttttatgtttttaattaaatatgaatagtattttgaataataaaaaacaatccaattgTTTATATAAATGTTCTTAAAAACAACCTAAATCAGAAACATAAACTAAATCAGaaacaaataactaaaattcaaaaatatatatataaataactaaaatagtCAAAACAGAAACTTCTAAGCTTAATTCAGAAAAAACTAACAGTTTGATAAGAGATAAAATcgttcttcataaaaaaaatgacctcaAAATCCTTTGTAAAATTTGAAATCCAATCTAATAATCAAATTTCCTGTTATTACTGTTTTAAATTATGTTGTCAGTTCTTCTTAAGAccattaattttgttattaatttaattcataaaaccATGGAATAATTGTTCTTCATGTATAGAAATATGGTAATGTGAGCATGATGTTAACCTTGCGTCACAAATTAAGCATGGAGAGGTCACCATTAAAGCAAGGAAAAGCTACTATAAATTGTTTCCATATTTAATAACATAGCTAGCAATCCTGCCAAGATActttaattttacatgtttaaataaatttcaaccGAATGAGAACAACTGCATGTCTTTGCCTTCAACAAACACTTTGATCATTCTTTATAATTTGCTAGACTATatactatatattattttgggaGAGTGACATATATCGATCGATCATCCATGGAATTCTTTAATTACTTTAAGGTGTGAAGTTTGAAAAGAGATGCATACCATCATCtcttaatttaaagttttatatcATGTAGTCACAATCACTTTCCTTATAATTTATTACTTGTCAAATCGGTGCATGGACCTTCTAGGGTTTTCAAGAACaattaaagtttaaataaacaatagaaGAGACatataacacttttttttttttttagaaaaacaaagataaattaTGGTTTACTTTTTTACATGAAATTTCAATGTACATTATGTTATGTTTATCAGAAAACTCTATTTATAAGTTTcagaaaatttttataaatcctcttaaatataaattctaaaatttgaatttaaaaaataaaaaataatttataagttaAGATTGGCTAAAATTGTACGAGTGGTCAACCACATTAATACTAGCTAGTGGTTGGCATGGGTTGAAAATTGAAGTATGTATTTAATATGGTGgttgtatataaaataaatttagaaaaatagatcttcatgaaaaataattagctAACcgaataatatttagaaaaataatttgcttataaaataaattaaaaaatagatcttcatgaataaaaagaatatgttATTTGAACTTTTAAAAAGTCAAAGTTTGAAACATAATTACATGTAAAGTTATAATTAGCtaaccaaataatattttctttataattagataaaaaaaattaaaaattattataatatcaaacattctcttaatcatgaaaaaaatcattacaggGACAAGCGGTTTAAATGTCGACGGTTCAAATCATTGTAGTTTTTATAGTAAAATGAATTGATTGTATTTAATGTTTATTgtagtatatttatttaatttggctTCTTTTATGTTCCAAGAAGTATGATACTTAATTTGAAGTTTgcaaatctaaatttttaattaaaaatcaactaatcaaattttaattcttcaaattagtaggatatatatataggtgGGTAGAACATTTGGTTATTCTATATTCACAGCccattaatttgaatttcataaatatgatataatgtCTCAATACAGATAAATCcactttcaaattttaattttaagaacaattataattgtatgagtcatatatatatattcctttcttCCTTTAAAAAGAACAAGTTGTTGTGGTTAGATAAAATTGGAGCATGTTAGTAGTTTGGTTTGGTACGTAGTGtagttatgttattttaatacatgAAGTTTGAAGGATCAAATAgagtttttacatttttttataaaaaagacctttatttcttttaattatatcatttttatttcttcatctcttaattttctttttaaaaagttgaaattctatttttatatttaacgctaaaatatttaactttaacggcaatgggaaaaaaatagaCCACACatatttaaacatataaaatcatgaaaacattACACCaaaggataaaactaaaaaacaaattggtgaTTGAATTGTAAGCTTTGCAAATTACAAGAACCAAAAGGTAAAAATAGGCAAAAATGCACTCTCAATAGCATGATTGTAATTAatgatcatttatttaattatttatttaaaaagaataagatgATGTGGTTAGATAAAATTTGAGCAAGACAATAGTTAGGTTTAGTACGTGGTGTTGTCATGTTATTTCAAGACATGGACCATTAGGGAAAAGCCTCGTAGGAAGATACCAAAATTGACAACTTTCATCACACTTGTAAAAACACCATTATAGAAGAAGCAAAGCCTCCACACAAAAGCAAAATAGATTGATGAGTTCATCAGATTCACAAAATATTgactgaaatatttttaattttattgtgtgGTGGCTTACACaccaaatacaaacacaatctTTTCAATGTAATATGTGAGATAACGTGTAAAACTATGCATATACAAAATTGTGAGGGTTAATCTTTTGGCATTGGTGCGTCAATCTTTACCAAGGTTGGTGAGATCATGACTAATGAGAGTCTCAATTAAACTAATCTATAGGTTAGATATACATTTTAAACATAGTACATATACAAAATTTCCCTTATTATAATAAGTGGGTTTGCTCTCCtattattgaattcaataaaaaaaaattacaaagaaaaagattctTGTAAACATATCTATTTAGATATAATTAATTTGgcaaaaactcaaaagaaaagcATTTAGTCTTGTTTTATGAAGATTAGTTGTGAGTTGTAATATAgattgaaaattagatattatttagtTACCGTTTCATAATTAAAGAGACATAATtaaaaagtgtaaataaaaaaaatatattttaaaaattacagaaactcatttaaaattatacaagaattatttttaatttttatatttatttttatctctttagtCAAACATATTTCCTCTCTTTTATATATGTCTCTTATGTTCTAAAATACtaccaaataattatatttctaaaatgaTAACATGTGTACGTGGTTGAAAAGCCAAATGACtcattattaaataattatctcatccaaagtttaagctattaggtgagatctcaagatataatttatataattctttaaatatattCCTTCAAGTGAaaaccttttagtttgaaacttTCACATACACatattatcttgtatttaatttttatcaaataaaataggggagatgagattcaaactcgtgatcgtTTTATCAGCAAGACTCTAATACCATGCTAAAAAACCAACTTACCAgaaaacttaaactattaaataaaaattcatgatataatttatatatttctctAACACTAATGATGTGTGTTACGTAATGAATTTTATAGCTAGTGGtctcaatatatatagatataaaattagaattggGTTTCCGTACAAGTAATATGCAAGTCTTCAATTCTCTAACTCTTAATCTAAACTAGATCCAAACCCTTCAACAACCTCGTCTACTCTTTCTTATAAAGGTCAGCCTTACTtttccattattattttaaacagGTCTAGAAGCTATTATGGAAACATTAATTTTCATTGAGATTACTTTTAGGTCCGACCTAACCATGCATGCTTGCATATATTTTCCTCTAAATTGCTTAGCATAAAGAAGAATccatgaaaagaagaaaggtCCAAAAATTGCATGCTTGACTTCCTTGGATTATGCTTGACGGGATTGACGTTAGATGatgtaaaaaattcaattcaattcaaaatggAATTGAAGATGGAATATCATTATACAAAGGTCAAAACACAAGCAAACCCAGGTCTATTGTGCACAATACAAGCTTTTCAAAAAGCTGCAAAACCAAACCCAAAGGGCAAGGTGCTTGGTGGATGGGCTTGAGCAAAGCTTTTCCATCTTTGTCGGTTGTGCaatatcattgattttatttttatatttatatggggTGTTTGGGCTAGTTTACGTGTATCTTGACTAATTCCTacagaccctgaagttaacgaccaggtAAGCTTTTAGTCGCCATCAATATTAGCAACCTCATGgctcaaatctaaaaatataagggaagcaaaccttttaatttcaagttatcACTACTAAACTGACTACTAGATAGTTGGttgatttctcttttaattgGAAGGAAAAGCACCGTCATTTGTTAATATGTAAAAAAGGGGAAAGAGATAGAAATCCTTAATCTCTTAGACGAAGGAgaaatatggaagtaaattcagtTGTAATTGCGGGCATAGTTACAAGATTTCAttccaaaacaaattcaaaaaaggaTATAGGTTATTGGATCTTTAGATTAATatgggtcaattatttttattccacgGCATTTTGTTCCTCACAACGTGATCTCCATCAATAAGTGATGCGTCTACCAAAATAATCAGGTTTTGCTCCGATAActgttctttttttccttcctactctctaattttttctttgattttttttttttcagatttgattttttttttcctttttctatattaaatattatattgaattgaaattttcttctatatttttttctttcaatttaattttttttttgctttttaaatttagtccacattcttttaattattaaggtttttttaaccactctcttaattaaattattttttcaattacaccCCTTGatattttatactatttttttaattgaattatttttttagttgtatcctttaatattttagttcattttattttatatcagatttagtccttattcttttaattattattaatttattttttatctatttttattggaactttctttttttatttcatccttcaacattttatttagcTGGATTTTGTTAACTTTTTGGGTCACCGGTTTAAAAGATTGGACCGGGTTTGcttaggtcttttttttcaggtctttttttacaattgattttttctaattccatcATTCTATGGATTTATCCCCAATCTAATGTGtcaggtcacgagttttgcaTATTAACTCATCTTAACCATGcccaatattgttttatttatttatttatttatttttgttgtcattccttattgttttttatcatattatcaaGTTAATTGACACTTACTTAACTCTCGGGGTCCTCTTATTTCTATAAAACACAATCATCACCCAAATTTTTTTCTGTGTTAAAAAAACTTTAGCACACCAATCTAGTCCAGTGTTGATTTACTAAAATCCATCACAAATCCACAGGCCCACCCATAAACCAATTAATTTCCCAAAGCCCATTCTCTATGATT encodes:
- the LOC7458516 gene encoding cytochrome b561 and DOMON domain-containing protein At5g47530, which encodes MARTLNLVFSLAILMSLIFSSTAQSCKSYAFSSNKIFRACNDLPVLNSYLHWNYDSSSNKLQIAYRHTGITSSKWVAWAINPTSTGMAGSQALVAYRQNDGTMKAYTSPISSYQTSLQEGKLSFDVSDLSATLANNELIMFATLELSNTSTTVNQVWQDGPLSGNAPQIHSTSGSNVQSMGTLNLLSGESSSTGGNGKIRKRNIHGVLNAVSWGILMPIGALIARYLKVFKSADPAWFYLHASCQSIAYIVGVAGWATGLKLGSESAGIQYDAHRTIGIILFCLGTLQVFALLLRPKADHKYRFYWNIYHHIVGYTVIILSIINIFKGFNILNPDEKWKNAYIGVIVALALNAVWLEGYTWYVVVKRKSSETAGKMPHFTNGSNGANGYGGRPHQGV